A window of Pseudomonadota bacterium contains these coding sequences:
- the modB gene encoding molybdate ABC transporter permease subunit translates to MPALAGSRPPFDGSGPLFALTDMEREALVLSLQVGAVAVVASLPFGILMAWLLARVPFPGRGIVNGLVHLPLVLPPVVVGYLLLVLMGRKGPIGSLLYDWFAITLIFTWEGAALASAVVAFPLMVRAIRLGLDLVDRRLETAARTLGASPKRVFVTVTLPLILPGIITGCVLAFARSIGEFGATITFVSNIPGETQTLPLALYSVAQSPGGEDAALRLVIISCILAFAALAASEVLARRAQRRLAGASA, encoded by the coding sequence ATGCCGGCTTTGGCCGGCTCGCGGCCGCCGTTTGACGGGTCGGGGCCGTTGTTCGCCCTAACCGACATGGAGCGCGAGGCGCTCGTGTTGAGCCTTCAGGTCGGCGCGGTGGCCGTCGTCGCCAGCTTGCCGTTTGGCATCTTGATGGCCTGGCTCCTGGCGCGCGTGCCCTTCCCCGGGCGCGGCATCGTGAACGGTCTGGTTCATCTGCCGCTGGTCCTGCCGCCGGTCGTCGTCGGTTACTTGTTGCTGGTTCTGATGGGCCGCAAGGGACCGATCGGCAGCCTGCTGTACGATTGGTTCGCGATCACACTGATCTTCACCTGGGAGGGCGCGGCGCTGGCCTCCGCCGTCGTGGCATTTCCCTTGATGGTGCGCGCGATCCGGCTGGGCCTTGATCTGGTCGACCGCCGGCTGGAGACGGCGGCGCGAACGCTTGGCGCCTCGCCGAAGCGGGTGTTCGTTACCGTGACGTTGCCGCTCATCCTGCCCGGCATCATCACCGGATGTGTCCTGGCCTTCGCGCGCTCGATCGGTGAGTTCGGCGCGACCATCACGTTCGTTTCGAACATTCCCGGCGAAACCCAGACCCTGCCGCTTGCCCTCTATAGCGTCGCCCAGTCGCCGGGCGGCGAAGATGCCGCGCTCAGACTGGTCATCATCTCCTGCATCCTGGCCTTTGCCGCTTTGGCCGCCTCGGAAGTCCTGGCGCGGCGCGCGCAACGCCGCCTGGCCGGAGCGAGCGCATGA
- a CDS encoding pyridoxal-phosphate dependent enzyme: MSVDLTDIEEARKRIKGAVRSTPVLDVEPVRQAIGVQHLTLKLENLQVTGSFKPRGAMSKLMTLTHDERRRGLITASGGNHGLAVAYAAHHAGVPAVIFLPTSTPSAKADAIRNWGADVVVEGAVWDDANAAALAAAGERGMTYVHPFADPAVIAGQGTVGLEILKQTPDIDTLVVAIGGGGLIAGVAAAVRAKRPDIQVIGVEPVGAPTHHASRTAGELVTLETIATRAGTLAPRRSEQLNLDLIGDHVDDIVLVDDDEMATAARWLWSECAVAAELSGAASLAALQTGRASGNNVCALICGAGTDGLA, encoded by the coding sequence ATGAGCGTTGACCTCACCGACATCGAAGAAGCCCGGAAACGCATCAAGGGCGCCGTGCGGTCGACGCCGGTTCTGGACGTTGAACCGGTGCGCCAGGCGATCGGCGTCCAACATCTGACGCTCAAGCTGGAGAACCTTCAGGTCACCGGTTCGTTCAAACCGCGTGGCGCCATGTCGAAGCTGATGACGCTGACCCATGACGAGCGCCGGCGTGGCCTGATCACCGCGTCCGGCGGCAACCACGGTCTCGCCGTCGCCTATGCGGCACACCATGCTGGCGTGCCCGCCGTCATCTTCCTGCCGACCTCGACACCTTCGGCCAAGGCCGACGCGATACGGAACTGGGGCGCGGACGTCGTGGTCGAGGGCGCGGTATGGGACGACGCCAACGCCGCCGCGCTTGCCGCCGCAGGCGAGCGCGGTATGACCTATGTCCATCCCTTCGCCGACCCCGCGGTGATCGCCGGGCAAGGCACTGTCGGCCTGGAGATCCTGAAGCAAACGCCGGATATCGACACGCTGGTTGTCGCCATCGGCGGCGGTGGCCTGATCGCCGGCGTCGCAGCCGCCGTCCGCGCGAAGCGGCCCGACATACAGGTCATCGGCGTCGAGCCGGTCGGCGCACCGACCCACCATGCCAGCCGCACCGCCGGTGAACTGGTCACGCTGGAGACCATCGCGACACGCGCCGGCACCTTGGCGCCGCGGCGCAGCGAGCAGCTCAACCTCGACCTCATCGGTGACCATGTCGACGACATCGTGCTGGTCGATGACGACGAGATGGCGACGGCCGCGCGTTGGCTCTGGTCGGAATGCGCCGTCGCCGCCGAACTCAGCGGCGCCGCGTCCCTCGCCGCGCTGCAGACCGGCCGCGCCAGTGGCAACAACGTGTGCGCCCTCATTTGTGGCGCGGGTACCGACGGCTTGGCGTGA
- the modC gene encoding molybdenum ABC transporter ATP-binding protein, with protein sequence MISIDVAREIPDFSLSVKIDIERIGITSFFGPSGSGKTTLINMIAGLVQPDRGRIAAGDRVLFDSDRQVDLPPEKRRLGYVFQDARLFPHMTTARNLGYGMNLLPAGDRRLGFDDVVELLDLAHLLRRRPHELSGGERQRVAIGRALLASPDLLLMDEPLASLDGPRKNEILPFIQRLPSDAAMPVVYVSHAVEEVIRLADDVVVIHNGHMQASGSVEDIMSRPDLAPLTGRFWAGSVVPAQVIGDDPGWDLTTLSVPGGTLTVPRLDQAPGNRVRVRIRARDVAIALKPPEQVSVLNILPGTVQRIVETDGGQVDLVLDIGCPLLARITEKSRQELGIREGLPVYAMIKAVNVDRPSIGPAGDTEEAP encoded by the coding sequence ATGATCTCGATCGACGTCGCCAGGGAAATTCCAGACTTCTCCCTGTCTGTGAAGATCGACATCGAACGAATTGGAATTACATCGTTTTTCGGACCCTCTGGATCTGGAAAAACCACCCTGATCAACATGATCGCCGGGCTCGTCCAACCGGATCGCGGCCGTATCGCCGCCGGTGATCGCGTCCTGTTCGATTCCGACCGGCAAGTCGACTTGCCGCCGGAGAAACGCCGATTGGGCTATGTCTTTCAGGACGCCCGGCTGTTCCCTCATATGACGACCGCGCGCAATCTGGGCTACGGCATGAACCTGCTGCCGGCGGGCGACCGGCGACTAGGCTTCGACGATGTGGTCGAGTTGCTCGATCTCGCTCATCTGCTGCGCCGGCGCCCCCACGAACTCTCAGGAGGCGAGCGCCAGCGCGTCGCCATCGGCCGGGCGCTCCTGGCCAGCCCCGATCTCTTGCTGATGGACGAACCCCTCGCCTCGCTCGACGGCCCGCGCAAGAACGAGATCCTACCCTTTATCCAGCGCTTGCCATCCGACGCCGCCATGCCCGTTGTCTATGTCAGCCACGCGGTCGAAGAGGTCATCCGCCTGGCCGATGACGTCGTCGTCATCCACAACGGCCACATGCAGGCCAGCGGCTCGGTCGAGGACATCATGAGCCGGCCCGACCTGGCACCCCTGACCGGGCGGTTCTGGGCCGGTTCCGTCGTACCGGCCCAGGTGATCGGTGATGATCCCGGCTGGGACCTCACCACGCTGTCGGTGCCCGGCGGCACGCTGACCGTGCCGCGTCTCGACCAGGCGCCGGGCAACAGGGTGCGCGTACGTATCCGCGCGCGCGATGTCGCGATCGCCCTGAAACCGCCCGAGCAGGTCAGCGTGCTCAACATCCTGCCCGGCACTGTCCAGCGCATCGTCGAGACCGATGGTGGCCAGGTCGATCTGGTACTCGACATCGGCTGCCCGCTACTGGCGCGGATCACCGAGAAATCTCGCCAGGAGCTTGGCATTCGCGAGGGCCTGCCGGTCTACGCCATGATCAAGGCGGTGAATGTCGACCGTCCCAGCATCGGCCCGGCCGGCGACACGGAGGAAGCGCCATGA
- a CDS encoding GNAT family N-acetyltransferase produces MRKLAVLRAEKPTLSFYRYLYETIGRPWLWTDRRDLSDDELAALIHNDKIEIYVLYVAGVPAGFTELDFRGETRVEITHLGLVPEFTGQGLGRFLLNWSVDAAWRAETRIVTVETDTADNPRALGMYQRAGFNVVGRTEVEQKPHPALTNLPSPSQDL; encoded by the coding sequence TTGCGCAAGCTCGCAGTCCTACGCGCGGAAAAGCCGACACTCTCTTTTTATCGCTACCTCTACGAGACGATCGGCCGGCCATGGCTGTGGACCGACCGACGCGACCTGAGCGACGACGAACTCGCCGCCCTCATTCACAATGACAAGATCGAAATCTACGTGCTCTACGTCGCCGGTGTGCCCGCGGGCTTCACCGAACTGGACTTTCGCGGCGAAACGCGCGTCGAGATCACGCATCTGGGCCTGGTGCCGGAGTTCACAGGACAGGGCCTGGGCCGGTTTCTGCTTAACTGGTCGGTGGACGCCGCATGGCGCGCGGAGACTCGCATTGTCACCGTCGAAACCGACACCGCCGACAACCCGCGCGCGCTCGGCATGTATCAACGCGCGGGGTTCAACGTCGTCGGGCGCACCGAGGTCGAGCAGAAGCCACATCCCGCGCTAACCAACCTGCCCTCGCCAAGCCAGGATCTCTAA
- a CDS encoding MFS transporter: protein MIRSGAGLILGTAWLGAFLAGFDFAALYVAIPVIAHEFGIGLSATSWVVLVYTLVFVGFTVSVGTLGTRFGIRRMMACGFLIFGGLSVFCSLSNDIVTLTAARAVQALGGSILYVLGPAVLRTMVPEERQGRAFGIYTFAPYVGFSLGPGLGGLITFYLGWQWIFIVNVPICLFGLWALRAMPARPPAKSGEAKRRLDTAGSILGFVFLAFLVVGFNQGREWGWTSPAILGCFVGCVVAFAAFIWWEIRSEHSAIDMSMFGRRVFGLSLSSIFFILFVSAGAQFLFPIHTEWFKGLSVQNAGFLLMAMSAGLALSSLQSARFAERFHVRDVCVAGLVIAAAGAAVFAFGPQRLPFWIFGIAMAVFGFGIGMHYPQMMRLAMQSAPHEKSIEASTAMSSTRSVAQLLGIVAFETVFSQVYLKANSPHYGSSTNTQSVDLMAEAFLIAFSLAAVLCLLAILPLMFLKRAEEKLASP from the coding sequence ATGATCCGATCCGGAGCCGGGCTCATCTTAGGCACAGCTTGGCTTGGCGCGTTCCTCGCAGGCTTCGATTTCGCCGCGCTTTATGTCGCCATCCCGGTCATCGCTCATGAGTTCGGCATAGGCCTGTCGGCGACGTCATGGGTCGTGCTGGTCTACACCCTGGTCTTCGTTGGTTTCACCGTCTCCGTCGGCACGCTGGGGACACGGTTCGGCATCAGGCGCATGATGGCCTGCGGCTTTCTGATCTTTGGCGGGCTGTCGGTGTTCTGTTCGCTGTCAAACGACATCGTGACGCTGACCGCCGCGCGCGCCGTCCAGGCGCTTGGCGGGTCCATCCTCTATGTGTTGGGGCCTGCGGTTCTGCGGACCATGGTCCCTGAGGAGCGGCAAGGTCGGGCCTTTGGCATTTACACATTTGCACCCTATGTCGGTTTCTCCTTGGGGCCTGGCTTGGGCGGGTTGATCACATTCTACCTGGGCTGGCAGTGGATCTTCATCGTCAATGTTCCGATCTGCCTGTTCGGCTTGTGGGCGCTGCGCGCGATGCCGGCGCGCCCGCCAGCGAAGAGCGGTGAAGCCAAAAGGCGACTGGACACCGCGGGGTCGATACTGGGCTTCGTCTTCCTGGCCTTCCTGGTTGTCGGTTTTAACCAAGGTCGCGAATGGGGTTGGACGTCACCTGCCATTCTCGGCTGCTTTGTCGGCTGCGTGGTTGCCTTTGCGGCGTTCATCTGGTGGGAGATCCGCAGCGAACACAGCGCAATCGATATGTCGATGTTCGGACGACGAGTGTTCGGCCTGAGCCTCTCGTCGATCTTTTTCATACTTTTTGTCAGCGCCGGCGCCCAGTTCCTGTTCCCTATCCACACCGAGTGGTTCAAGGGGTTGTCGGTTCAAAATGCCGGTTTTCTGCTGATGGCCATGTCGGCCGGTCTCGCGTTGTCGAGCCTGCAGTCGGCGCGTTTTGCCGAACGGTTTCATGTTCGCGACGTCTGTGTGGCCGGCCTCGTCATTGCCGCAGCCGGCGCCGCGGTCTTCGCCTTCGGCCCGCAGCGCCTTCCGTTCTGGATCTTCGGGATCGCGATGGCTGTGTTCGGGTTTGGCATCGGCATGCACTATCCGCAGATGATGCGCCTTGCGATGCAGAGCGCACCGCACGAGAAGAGCATCGAAGCCTCAACAGCGATGTCGAGCACACGGAGTGTCGCGCAGCTCCTGGGTATCGTGGCCTTTGAAACCGTGTTCTCCCAGGTTTACCTGAAGGCAAACAGCCCGCACTACGGATCGTCCACCAACACCCAGTCGGTCGACCTGATGGCGGAGGCGTTCTTGATCGCCTTTTCGCTTGCGGCGGTGTTGTGCCTGTTGGCGATCCTGCCGCTCATGTTCCTCAAACGGGCTGAAGAGAAACTGGCATCGCCATGA
- the metC gene encoding cystathionine beta-lyase, translating to MKPETVIVNAGRDPEANHGIVNPPVYHASTVLFETLEALNGASGKDYRQVVYGRYGTPTTFALQEAMAALEGGDWAITCGSGKAAIATVLMAFLEAGDHILITDSAYQPTRNLALGMLKRFGVETTFYDPMIGAGIANLIQDNTRIVYTESPGSITFEIQDLPAIAEAAHDRDAIVLCDNTWGAGYFYRPIALGADISIQAATKYIVGHSDAMLGVATAREKHMDRLWHAFTTLGNNVGPDDAYLGQRGLRTLAVRLDRHYENAMKVAAWLSERPEVIRVLHPALPEHPGHDIWRRDFTGASGLFGILVKPVDDAALATMLDGLELFGMGYSWGGYESLIVPCDLSRARAITPWQEDGVLLRLHVGLEDPDDLIADLDAGFGRLAAAV from the coding sequence ATGAAACCAGAAACGGTCATCGTTAACGCGGGGCGCGACCCCGAGGCCAACCACGGCATCGTCAACCCACCCGTCTACCACGCCTCGACCGTGCTGTTTGAGACCCTGGAGGCACTCAACGGCGCCAGCGGCAAGGATTACCGTCAGGTCGTCTATGGCCGCTACGGCACGCCGACCACCTTCGCGCTGCAGGAGGCCATGGCGGCGCTGGAGGGTGGCGACTGGGCGATCACCTGCGGCTCCGGCAAGGCGGCCATCGCGACCGTGTTGATGGCCTTCCTGGAGGCCGGCGACCACATCCTGATCACCGATTCCGCCTATCAACCCACCCGCAACTTGGCTCTGGGCATGCTGAAGCGCTTCGGTGTCGAAACCACGTTCTATGACCCCATGATCGGCGCCGGCATCGCCAATCTGATCCAGGACAACACCCGCATTGTCTATACGGAATCGCCGGGATCGATCACGTTCGAGATCCAGGACCTTCCGGCCATCGCCGAAGCCGCCCACGATCGCGACGCTATCGTTCTCTGCGACAACACGTGGGGTGCCGGATACTTCTATAGACCGATAGCGCTGGGCGCGGATATCTCGATCCAGGCCGCCACCAAATACATCGTCGGTCATTCCGATGCGATGCTGGGCGTCGCCACCGCACGCGAAAAGCACATGGACCGGCTGTGGCATGCGTTCACCACGCTTGGCAACAATGTCGGCCCCGACGATGCCTATCTCGGTCAGCGCGGGTTGCGGACCCTGGCCGTTAGATTGGATCGCCACTATGAGAACGCGATGAAGGTGGCTGCATGGCTGAGCGAACGGCCCGAAGTCATCCGCGTCTTGCACCCCGCCTTGCCCGAGCATCCCGGCCACGACATCTGGCGCCGCGACTTCACCGGCGCAAGCGGCCTGTTCGGCATCCTGGTCAAGCCAGTCGACGACGCGGCCTTGGCGACCATGCTCGATGGCCTCGAGCTATTCGGTATGGGCTATTCGTGGGGCGGTTATGAAAGCCTGATCGTGCCGTGCGATCTTTCGCGCGCGCGCGCCATAACACCGTGGCAGGAAGACGGTGTGCTCTTGAGGCTGCATGTCGGGCTGGAAGATCCCGACGATCTTATTGCCGATCTTGATGCCGGCTTTGGCCGGCTCGCGGCCGCCGTTTGA